Proteins from one Deltaproteobacteria bacterium genomic window:
- the mscL gene encoding large-conductance mechanosensitive channel protein MscL, with the protein MLKDFKEFAMRGNVIDMAVGIVIGAAFGAIVKSLVADVIMPPIGLLLGKVDFSNLFIVLKGGSTPGPFPTLAAANEAGAVTLNYGLFINTIISFLIIAFAIFMVIRAMNKLKRAEEAVQPEEPTTKECEYCYSTIPIKAVRCGHCTSEVRVA; encoded by the coding sequence ATGCTGAAAGATTTCAAGGAATTTGCCATGAGAGGCAATGTCATCGACATGGCGGTTGGAATTGTAATCGGGGCGGCCTTCGGTGCGATCGTCAAGTCCTTAGTTGCTGATGTGATCATGCCACCAATCGGCTTGTTGCTCGGCAAGGTCGATTTCTCAAACCTCTTCATCGTTCTCAAGGGGGGATCGACTCCCGGCCCTTTCCCCACCCTGGCGGCTGCGAATGAGGCGGGGGCAGTAACCCTCAATTACGGCCTGTTCATCAACACGATCATCAGCTTCCTCATCATTGCCTTTGCCATATTCATGGTTATCCGCGCCATGAACAAGCTCAAGAGGGCAGAGGAAGCCGTTCAGCCCGAGGAGCCGACGACTAAGGAGTGTGAATACTGTTATTCGACCATTCCGATCAAAGCCGTCCGCTGCGGGCACTGCACATCGGAGGTGAGGGTAGCTTAG
- a CDS encoding NAD(P)H-dependent oxidoreductase subunit E, with translation MPEILETILKERRSQPHQLIEVLHDIQEAQGYISRNAFETVSKELGIPLIEVFRVANFYKAFSLKPRGKHVITLCKGTACHVRGANPLIEQALTLLGVEEGEATDDGLFSVESVNCIGACALAPVVVLNETYHPHMTPAKLRALIRSVRRKEEKRANV, from the coding sequence ATGCCCGAGATTTTAGAAACCATTCTTAAGGAGCGGAGAAGCCAGCCCCACCAGCTCATCGAAGTCCTCCACGACATTCAGGAGGCCCAGGGTTACATCTCGAGAAATGCTTTCGAAACCGTTTCAAAGGAGCTCGGCATTCCCCTGATCGAGGTCTTCCGGGTTGCAAACTTCTACAAGGCTTTCTCCCTGAAACCGAGGGGAAAGCACGTCATAACCCTGTGCAAGGGAACGGCCTGCCACGTGCGGGGTGCCAACCCCCTCATCGAGCAGGCCCTCACCCTCCTCGGCGTTGAGGAGGGAGAGGCCACCGATGACGGGCTCTTTTCCGTGGAAAGCGTCAACTGCATCGGGGCCTGCGCCCTCGCGCCGGTAGTCGTTCTCAACGAAACCTATCACCCGCACATGACGCCCGCAAAGCTGCGGGCGCTCATTCGGTCGGTGCGGCGGAAAGAGGAGAAAAGGGCAAATGTCTAG